From Acidimicrobiales bacterium:
CACGACCCCGCCGGCCGACGCCCAGCGCGGGCGCTCGCTGTCCGTCCGGCTCCGGCACCTCCCGTACCGCCTCGTCGAGGAGCTCCTCGCCTGCGACCCCGGCACCCTCGCGACCGCCGACCCCGGCGAGGTGCTCGACGCCCTCGCCACGACCGCGCGCACCGAGGCGCTGCTGGCCGACGCCCGCCGGCTGGCCGGCGCCGTGCCCGAGGCCGTCGCGTCGTGAGGGTCGGGCCGCCGCCGGACCTCGAGGTCGTGGTCGAGCAGGGCGTCGTGTACCTCGTCCCGCCGGACGGTCGGGTCGCCCGGCTGAACCGGCGCGGCTCGGAGACCTGGCTGCGCCTCGCCGACGAGGGCGGCGACCTCGACGCGGCGGCATCGGCCCTCGCCGTCGCCTGGGAACGGGGCGTGGACGAGGCCCGCGCGTCGGTCGGGCGGTTCGTCGAGCAGCTCACCGACCGCGGCCTCCTCGTGGAGGAGCCGGGGTGAGCGCCACGCCGGTCGCCCTGCGCGGACCGGACGCTCCGGCCGCGTCGCGCCGGACGCCGGCCAACCCGCCGCACCCGAGGTCCCGGATCGCCCTCGTGAACCCGCCCGAC
This genomic window contains:
- a CDS encoding PqqD family peptide modification chaperone — protein: MRVGPPPDLEVVVEQGVVYLVPPDGRVARLNRRGSETWLRLADEGGDLDAAASALAVAWERGVDEARASVGRFVEQLTDRGLLVEEPG